The proteins below are encoded in one region of Pseudoduganella armeniaca:
- a CDS encoding DEAD/DEAH box helicase: MSDTLQTEFEALALVEKSILALLALIGDPVGRTVLLDMMTAAGIAGEDGARLTVTSLDDHLVKLERLAFVSLVVGRGYVCNAKLRWPAIRAAIGAHVLHDLCQAYEAQVPMRQSWNGAVEPRSYRHGVARLRMALLRGLPPPDVLPLLNACMSCYEAAQLHPIVDIFSRPFEAGMLVLVHPVLQDDVLMLLLQHTQREPALAPAVRGFAERHFERRVTADGNVSPALRLALAEQAILCGQLKNAARYLEGGDGPLGLVFASTIVMLTGGVADAIPGYETALKLVRRESGKRKQVFQGIGGYLYVLALLRSGDAKHLKTAESYLDVAVHAQQNPDTPVYTQLSMLRQVRAGTMQTDVIVSRGWEDPGRASLAAQLFQALLYYWLALPQLKQRTAELKDLVQQAESAGFTLIASQAESLLGHLGDAAAGQRAAALREKLGLPDMATWFERQEAWQRQLKALINLHQGLPGEAGEARLVWTINHSPHVGITLIEPREQKRDARGQWGKGRALALRRLREDAAALGYLTAQDLRIANHIIPSRQQYSSGLRYDIDVDAAIPALVGHPLVFWEDAPDTRVELLAAEPELLIRRRNGELWLTLQPALSEPNAGMIVVREAPNRLRVVTVNDEHRRIAAIVGDGLAVPEHAKEQVLAAIGSVSSVVTVQSDIGGGAANAMQTDGDARLHIHLFPYQQGLRMQVQVRPLPQGAYYAPGEGAESVIADVGGKPVQARRDLAGERDAERRLVLQCPVLQQAEQEHGEWLLGQPALCLQLLVELQELGADRLVVGWPEGEAFKVSKPVHTKQLRLSIKSKKDWFAASGQLQIDEEKVMDLRTLLDLIRASKSRFIELGDKQYLALSEELHRRLADLQDFGEDDDAGVKVHQLAAFMLEELAGAVGGLEADKLWREHVARIAAQAEYQPQLPSTLQADLRDYQREGFEWLARLAHWGVGACLADDMGLGKTLQALALVLLRAPSGPTLVVAPTSVCLNWASEAARFAPTLNVRMFGAGDRAETIDSAGPFDLVVVSYGLLQLESERFTKQRWHTIVLDEAQAIKNAATKRSQAVMALQGDFRMVATGTPLENHLGELWNLFRFINPGLLGSLDQFNLRFAGPIERQQDHKAEVGARNRLRRLIAPFILRRTKAQVLTELPARTEIVHEVELSGEEMALYESLRREALEKLAAIDVPVDKKSMAILAEIMKLRRACCNPNLVAPGLKLASSKLAAFAALLEGLLENRHKVLVFSQFVDHLSLIRAHLDERGIRYQYLDGATPMAARKQRVDAFQAGEGDVFLISLKAGGVGINLTAADYVIHMDPWWNPAVEDQASDRAHRMGQQRPVTIYRLVARHTIEEGIVDLHGRKRELADSLLDGSDTAARMTAEDMLAMLQEGMRR, encoded by the coding sequence ATGAGCGACACGCTGCAAACCGAATTCGAGGCCCTCGCCCTCGTCGAAAAATCGATCCTGGCCCTGCTGGCGCTGATCGGCGACCCGGTCGGGCGCACCGTCTTGCTGGACATGATGACGGCGGCCGGCATCGCCGGCGAGGACGGCGCGCGGCTGACGGTGACGTCGCTGGACGATCATCTCGTCAAGCTGGAGCGGCTGGCCTTCGTCAGCCTCGTCGTCGGCCGCGGTTACGTCTGCAACGCCAAGCTGCGCTGGCCGGCGATCCGCGCCGCCATCGGCGCGCACGTGCTGCACGACCTGTGCCAGGCCTACGAGGCGCAGGTGCCGATGCGCCAGAGCTGGAACGGCGCCGTCGAGCCGCGCAGCTACCGCCACGGCGTGGCGCGCCTGCGCATGGCACTGCTGCGCGGCCTGCCGCCACCGGACGTGCTGCCGCTGCTGAACGCGTGCATGTCCTGTTACGAGGCGGCGCAGCTGCACCCGATCGTCGACATCTTCAGCCGGCCGTTCGAAGCGGGCATGCTGGTGCTGGTGCATCCGGTGCTGCAGGACGACGTGCTGATGCTGCTGTTGCAGCACACGCAGCGCGAGCCCGCGCTGGCCCCGGCCGTGCGCGGCTTCGCCGAGCGCCACTTCGAACGGCGCGTCACGGCCGACGGCAACGTCAGCCCGGCGCTGCGCCTGGCGCTGGCCGAACAGGCCATCCTGTGCGGGCAGCTGAAGAATGCGGCGCGCTACCTGGAAGGCGGCGACGGTCCGCTCGGATTGGTGTTTGCCAGCACGATCGTCATGCTGACGGGCGGCGTGGCGGACGCGATTCCCGGCTACGAGACGGCATTGAAGCTGGTACGGCGCGAGTCCGGCAAGCGCAAGCAGGTGTTCCAGGGCATCGGCGGCTATCTATATGTGCTGGCGCTGCTGCGCAGCGGCGATGCGAAACACCTCAAGACGGCGGAGAGCTACCTGGACGTGGCCGTGCACGCCCAGCAGAATCCGGATACGCCCGTCTACACCCAGCTGTCCATGCTGCGCCAGGTGCGCGCCGGCACGATGCAGACGGACGTCATCGTCTCGCGCGGCTGGGAAGACCCGGGCCGCGCGTCGCTGGCGGCGCAACTGTTCCAGGCCTTGCTGTACTACTGGCTGGCGCTGCCACAGCTGAAGCAGCGCACGGCCGAATTGAAGGACCTGGTGCAGCAGGCCGAGAGCGCCGGCTTCACCCTGATCGCCAGCCAGGCGGAAAGCCTGCTGGGCCACCTGGGCGACGCCGCCGCGGGCCAGCGCGCGGCGGCGCTGCGCGAAAAACTCGGCTTGCCCGACATGGCGACGTGGTTCGAGCGCCAGGAAGCGTGGCAGCGCCAGCTGAAGGCGCTGATCAACCTGCACCAGGGCCTGCCCGGCGAGGCGGGCGAGGCGCGCCTGGTCTGGACCATCAACCACAGCCCGCACGTGGGCATCACGCTGATCGAACCGCGCGAGCAGAAGCGCGACGCGCGCGGCCAATGGGGCAAAGGCCGCGCCCTGGCGCTGCGGCGCCTGCGCGAGGACGCGGCAGCGCTGGGCTACCTGACGGCGCAGGACCTGCGCATCGCCAACCACATCATTCCGTCGCGCCAGCAGTATTCGTCCGGCCTGCGCTACGACATCGACGTCGATGCCGCCATCCCCGCGCTGGTCGGCCACCCGCTGGTGTTCTGGGAGGACGCGCCCGATACGCGCGTGGAGCTGCTGGCGGCCGAGCCGGAACTGCTGATCCGCCGCCGCAACGGAGAATTGTGGCTGACCTTGCAGCCGGCGCTGTCGGAACCCAATGCCGGCATGATCGTCGTGCGCGAGGCGCCCAACCGGCTGCGCGTGGTCACCGTCAACGACGAACACCGCCGCATCGCCGCCATCGTCGGCGACGGCCTGGCGGTGCCGGAGCACGCCAAGGAGCAGGTGCTGGCGGCGATCGGCAGCGTGTCCTCGGTCGTCACCGTGCAGTCCGATATCGGCGGCGGCGCCGCCAACGCGATGCAGACCGATGGCGACGCGCGCCTGCACATCCACCTGTTCCCCTACCAGCAGGGCCTGCGCATGCAGGTGCAGGTGCGCCCGCTGCCGCAGGGCGCCTATTACGCCCCGGGCGAGGGGGCGGAAAGCGTGATCGCCGATGTGGGCGGCAAGCCGGTGCAGGCGCGGCGCGACCTGGCCGGCGAGCGCGACGCCGAGCGCCGGCTGGTGCTGCAATGCCCCGTGCTGCAACAGGCGGAGCAGGAGCATGGCGAGTGGCTGCTGGGCCAGCCCGCGCTGTGCCTGCAACTGCTGGTGGAGCTGCAGGAGCTGGGCGCCGACCGGCTCGTCGTCGGCTGGCCAGAAGGCGAGGCGTTCAAGGTCAGCAAGCCGGTGCACACCAAGCAGCTGCGCCTGTCGATCAAGAGCAAAAAGGACTGGTTTGCCGCCAGCGGCCAGTTGCAGATCGACGAAGAAAAGGTGATGGACCTGCGCACCTTGCTGGATCTGATCCGTGCCAGCAAGAGCCGCTTCATCGAACTGGGCGACAAGCAGTACCTGGCGCTGTCGGAGGAACTGCACCGCCGCCTGGCCGACCTGCAGGATTTCGGCGAGGACGACGACGCCGGCGTCAAGGTCCACCAACTGGCCGCATTCATGCTGGAGGAACTGGCCGGTGCCGTGGGCGGGCTGGAAGCGGACAAGCTGTGGCGCGAGCACGTGGCCCGCATCGCCGCGCAGGCCGAGTATCAGCCGCAGCTGCCCAGCACCCTGCAGGCCGACCTGCGCGACTATCAGCGCGAAGGCTTCGAATGGCTGGCGCGGCTGGCCCACTGGGGCGTGGGCGCCTGCCTGGCCGACGACATGGGTCTCGGCAAGACGCTGCAAGCATTGGCGCTGGTGCTGCTGCGCGCACCAAGCGGACCGACGCTGGTCGTCGCGCCCACGTCCGTGTGCCTGAACTGGGCCAGCGAGGCGGCGCGCTTCGCGCCGACGCTGAACGTGCGCATGTTCGGCGCCGGCGACCGCGCCGAAACGATCGACAGCGCGGGGCCGTTCGACCTCGTTGTCGTCAGCTATGGCCTGCTGCAGCTGGAATCGGAGCGCTTTACCAAGCAGCGTTGGCACACGATCGTGCTGGACGAAGCGCAGGCCATCAAGAACGCGGCAACCAAGCGCTCGCAGGCCGTGATGGCGCTGCAGGGCGACTTCCGCATGGTGGCGACCGGCACGCCGCTGGAAAACCACCTGGGCGAATTGTGGAACCTGTTCCGCTTCATCAATCCGGGATTACTCGGTTCGCTGGACCAGTTCAACCTGCGCTTCGCCGGCCCCATCGAGCGCCAGCAGGACCATAAGGCCGAAGTGGGCGCGCGCAATCGCCTGCGCCGCCTGATCGCGCCCTTCATCCTGCGCCGCACCAAGGCGCAGGTGCTGACGGAACTGCCGGCCCGCACGGAGATCGTGCACGAGGTCGAGCTGTCCGGCGAGGAGATGGCGCTGTACGAATCGCTGCGCCGCGAGGCGCTGGAAAAGCTGGCGGCGATCGACGTCCCGGTCGATAAGAAGTCGATGGCGATCCTGGCCGAGATCATGAAGCTGCGGCGGGCCTGCTGCAATCCGAACCTGGTGGCGCCCGGGCTGAAGCTGGCCAGCAGCAAGCTGGCCGCGTTCGCGGCGCTGCTGGAAGGCCTGCTGGAGAACCGGCACAAGGTGCTGGTGTTCAGCCAGTTCGTCGACCACCTGTCGCTGATCCGCGCTCACCTGGACGAACGCGGCATCCGTTACCAGTACCTGGACGGCGCCACACCGATGGCGGCGCGCAAGCAGCGCGTGGACGCGTTCCAGGCCGGCGAGGGCGACGTCTTCCTGATCAGCCTGAAGGCGGGCGGCGTCGGCATCAACCTGACGGCGGCCGACTACGTCATCCACATGGACCCGTGGTGGAACCCGGCGGTGGAAGACCAGGCCTCGGACCGCGCCCACCGCATGGGCCAGCAGCGTCCCGTGACGATCTACCGGCTGGTGGCACGCCACACGATCGAGGAAGGCATCGTCGACCTGCACGGCCGCAAGCGCGAACTGGCCGACAGCCTGCTCGATGGCAGCGACACGGCGGCAAGGATGACGGCCGAGGATATGCTGGCGATGCTGCAGGAAGGCATGCGGCGCTGA
- a CDS encoding DUF885 domain-containing protein: MIKTKIALAAIMLSMAFTPAEAAKKPQKSTKPTRSAPAKGKAVRAAAVAAPVAAAAAAATSERRQDRAFDNLASQFLAALWKMDPETAITVGKYDTAATLTVPDLATRQLQLAFIDNWQQRFAKIDQRQLSPRQRSDLGLLVNKLNSDRWYLTTFREFEWNPALYNIASPIDYILHTEYAAKPQRLRTLLKRIANVPAYYEAARANISNPTREHTQLAVAQAPGVIALLAELDKEAQASNLAANEKGLFAQRIAAAKTAVEAYAAWLGELDKTLATTGARSFRIGKDLYEAKFAFDIQSASTAEQTYHKALATREELLANMDRISDELWPKYLAGTAKPTDRYAKIGLMIDKLSSNHVPRERFVDEVKAQIPQLQDWVSKHDLLTLDPNKPLVVRETPAYQRGVAGASIEAPGPYRPQDRTYYNITPLDDATPEQAESSLREYNHWILQILNMHEAIPGHYAQLVYANKSPSLVKSIFGNGAMIEGWAVYSERMMLESGYGENAPEMWLMYSKWNLRSVTNTILDYSVHVLGMTREQALELLTRQAFQTQQEANEKWRRVQLSSVQLTSYFSGYSEIMELREQRRQALGSKFSLKAFHEEFLGYGSAPVKVIRELMQ; the protein is encoded by the coding sequence ATGATCAAGACGAAAATCGCGCTGGCGGCGATCATGCTGAGCATGGCCTTCACGCCAGCCGAGGCGGCGAAAAAGCCGCAGAAATCCACCAAGCCCACCCGCTCCGCACCGGCCAAGGGCAAGGCCGTGCGCGCGGCCGCGGTCGCGGCGCCTGTCGCGGCAGCGGCCGCCGCGGCGACCAGCGAACGGCGCCAGGACCGCGCCTTCGACAACCTGGCCAGCCAGTTCCTGGCGGCCCTGTGGAAGATGGACCCGGAAACGGCCATCACGGTCGGCAAATACGACACGGCGGCCACGCTGACCGTCCCCGACCTGGCCACGCGCCAGCTGCAACTGGCCTTTATCGACAACTGGCAGCAACGCTTCGCCAAGATCGACCAGCGCCAACTGTCACCGCGCCAGCGCAGCGACCTGGGCCTGCTCGTCAACAAGCTCAACTCGGACCGCTGGTACCTGACCACGTTCCGCGAGTTCGAGTGGAACCCGGCGCTGTACAACATCGCCAGCCCGATCGACTACATCCTGCACACCGAATACGCGGCCAAGCCGCAGCGCCTGCGTACCTTGCTCAAGCGCATCGCCAACGTGCCGGCTTACTATGAGGCCGCACGCGCCAACATCAGCAACCCGACCCGTGAGCACACGCAACTGGCCGTGGCGCAGGCGCCCGGCGTGATCGCGCTGCTGGCCGAGCTGGACAAGGAAGCGCAGGCGTCGAACCTGGCCGCCAACGAGAAGGGCCTGTTCGCCCAGCGCATCGCCGCCGCGAAAACGGCCGTGGAAGCCTATGCCGCCTGGCTGGGCGAGCTGGACAAGACGTTGGCCACGACGGGCGCGCGCTCGTTCCGCATCGGCAAGGACCTGTACGAAGCCAAGTTCGCCTTCGACATCCAGTCCGCCAGCACGGCCGAGCAGACCTACCATAAGGCCCTGGCCACGCGCGAGGAACTGCTGGCCAACATGGATCGCATCAGCGACGAGCTGTGGCCGAAATACCTGGCCGGCACCGCCAAGCCAACCGACCGCTATGCCAAGATCGGCCTGATGATCGACAAGCTCTCGAGCAATCACGTGCCGCGCGAGCGCTTCGTCGACGAAGTCAAGGCGCAGATCCCGCAGCTGCAGGACTGGGTGAGCAAGCACGACCTCTTGACCCTCGACCCGAACAAGCCGCTGGTCGTGCGCGAGACGCCGGCCTACCAGCGCGGCGTGGCCGGCGCCAGCATCGAGGCGCCGGGTCCCTACCGCCCGCAGGACCGCACCTATTACAACATCACGCCGCTGGACGACGCCACGCCGGAACAGGCCGAAAGCAGCCTGCGCGAGTACAACCACTGGATCCTGCAGATCCTGAACATGCACGAAGCCATCCCCGGCCACTACGCGCAACTGGTGTATGCGAACAAGTCGCCGTCGCTGGTGAAATCGATCTTCGGCAATGGCGCCATGATCGAAGGCTGGGCCGTCTACAGCGAACGCATGATGCTCGAATCGGGTTATGGCGAGAACGCCCCCGAGATGTGGCTGATGTATTCGAAATGGAACCTGCGCAGCGTGACCAACACGATCCTGGACTACAGCGTGCACGTGCTGGGCATGACGCGCGAGCAGGCGCTCGAGCTGCTGACGCGCCAGGCCTTCCAGACGCAACAGGAAGCCAACGAGAAGTGGCGCCGCGTGCAGCTGTCGTCTGTCCAGCTGACCAGCTACTTCAGCGGCTACAGCGAAATCATGGAGCTGCGTGAACAACGCCGCCAGGCACTGGGCAGCAAGTTCTCGCTGAAGGCGTTCCACGAGGAGTTCCTGGGCTACGGCAGCGCGCCCGTCAAGGTTATCCGCGAGCTGATGCAGTGA
- a CDS encoding CsgG/HfaB family protein has translation MTQKTSSSFPTKTVGQALVLGALMALTGCAGTAPTLGGAPTVATGSAGGATANNANTQLEKCDRTLGTLSVVEDQASSWYIQLSQYKLGSTVPVLRKMIQQSNCFVVVERGAAMNNVMAERDLNQSGEMRSGSNFGKGQMVAADYTMSPTINFSQKGTQGIGGALGGFGLIGSVAGMVAGGIKANEASTTLLMIDNRSGVQLAAAEGSAKNFDFNMFGGLFGGGAFGTAGGYSNTPEGKILIAAFMDSYNQLVQAVRQYKAQEVAGGLGTGGALGVQGGITPPAAAALAPAGAAGAKKTATTNTKKKK, from the coding sequence ATGACCCAGAAAACCTCTTCTTCCTTCCCAACCAAGACCGTAGGCCAAGCACTGGTGCTGGGCGCGCTGATGGCGTTGACCGGCTGTGCCGGCACGGCCCCCACCCTGGGCGGCGCTCCGACGGTCGCCACCGGCTCGGCCGGCGGCGCCACCGCCAACAATGCCAACACGCAACTGGAAAAGTGCGACCGTACGCTGGGCACGCTGAGCGTGGTGGAAGACCAGGCCTCGTCGTGGTACATCCAGCTGTCGCAGTACAAGCTGGGTTCCACCGTGCCGGTGCTGCGCAAGATGATCCAGCAGTCGAACTGCTTCGTCGTCGTCGAGCGTGGCGCCGCCATGAACAATGTGATGGCCGAGCGTGACCTGAACCAGTCCGGCGAAATGCGCTCGGGCAGCAACTTCGGCAAAGGCCAGATGGTTGCCGCCGACTACACGATGAGCCCGACCATCAACTTCAGCCAGAAGGGCACGCAAGGTATCGGCGGCGCGCTGGGCGGCTTCGGCCTGATCGGCAGCGTGGCCGGCATGGTCGCGGGCGGCATCAAGGCCAACGAAGCATCGACGACCCTGCTGATGATCGACAACCGCTCGGGCGTGCAGCTGGCCGCCGCGGAAGGCAGCGCGAAGAACTTCGACTTCAATATGTTCGGCGGCCTGTTCGGCGGCGGCGCGTTCGGCACGGCCGGCGGCTACTCGAACACCCCGGAAGGCAAGATCCTGATCGCCGCCTTCATGGACTCGTACAACCAGCTGGTGCAAGCCGTGCGTCAGTACAAGGCACAGGAAGTCGCGGGCGGCCTGGGTACCGGCGGCGCACTGGGCGTGCAGGGCGGCATCACGCCACCGGCAGCGGCGGCCCTGGCACCGGCGGGCGCGGCAGGCGCCAAGAAGACGGCAACGACCAACACGAAGAAAAAGAAATAA
- a CDS encoding flavin reductase family protein — translation MPDPIHFYEPRAGHGLPHDPFNAIVGPRPIGWISSHDSAGALNLAPYSFFNAFNYVPPIVGFASIGYKDTVRNVEQTGEFVWNLATRELAERMNQTSAAVPPEVDEFALAGLTPVPSRLVAVPRVGESPVSFECRVTQIVQLQGADGAQVPTWLVLGEVVGVHIARALLKEGVYDTGAAGHILRGGGPADYFTIGPEQLFRMHRPR, via the coding sequence ATGCCAGACCCGATCCACTTCTACGAACCACGCGCCGGCCACGGCCTGCCGCACGACCCTTTCAACGCCATCGTCGGGCCGCGCCCGATCGGCTGGATTTCCTCGCACGACAGCGCCGGCGCGTTGAACCTGGCGCCGTACAGCTTCTTCAACGCCTTCAACTACGTCCCGCCCATCGTCGGCTTCGCCAGCATCGGCTACAAGGATACCGTGCGCAACGTCGAACAGACCGGCGAATTCGTATGGAACCTGGCCACGCGCGAGCTGGCCGAACGGATGAACCAGACCTCTGCGGCCGTGCCGCCGGAGGTGGACGAGTTCGCGCTGGCGGGCCTGACACCGGTGCCGTCACGGCTGGTGGCGGTGCCGCGCGTGGGCGAGAGCCCGGTGTCGTTCGAATGCCGCGTCACGCAGATCGTGCAGCTGCAGGGCGCCGATGGCGCACAGGTGCCGACCTGGCTGGTGCTGGGGGAGGTGGTGGGCGTGCATATCGCCCGGGCATTGCTGAAGGAGGGGGTCTACGACACCGGTGCCGCCGGCCACATCCTGCGCGGCGGCGGCCCGGCGGATTACTTCACGATCGGGCCGGAACAGCTGTTCCGCATGCACCGGCCCCGTTAA
- a CDS encoding DEAD/DEAH box helicase produces MHVTSDTIRRAFDSATYHRGLGYARDGFVGDVRFRGDRLVGEVRGSGWNVYQQVIRLMPGRDGMHFHGSCTCPMAHNCKHVVAVLLTGVERHVLAPAQETGLSLPASLWLAQLAQLQASAPAKAPARVSSFRLAYVLCPDARTGEPDLLLCKAKTRSDGEIVSATVLANMSSLRYTLPDYIAPEDHTPIRLYDDMWGQSAFGVSKCPAGKAGGQLLSLLGREGRLHWAFQRDQIKTGQLTPVLRGDSRAATLGWHPTAEGADTVGLRWQFDDGMPIEYVFATEPVYYLHSGLLGELKLPPSLAAMPIGALVELLHESPILDANEREHMAQRMVDLGLHEVVPPPQVIAPTVRDDIVPVPTLVLDSMLVLDRHGRRHWYDYAVPGFDYDGLYTDALDRTPLPRQRVGNALEQIMRNAALEKAAAQRLAALGFRLPASDSPLGSQETALELATQAEWLQFAQFELDGLRAAGWQIVLNDDYRYNLAQVDDWYADVDEQDEGGNAWFALELGIIVDGRRQPLLPLLVQLIRQAPQGFTPAALAAHADTSPMLLQLPGGEHVALPWGRIKPILTILGELYFRGESEAAIHLPIIDAARLAELEQAAQLRWLGGERLRTLGRRLAQFGGVAEVHKPAGLHAELRTYQREGVAWMQFLREFGFAGILADDMGLGKTLQTLTHILIEKERGRLDAPALVVVPTSLIGNWCAEAARFAPGLRVLTLHGKDRQTLFDDIARADIVLTTYALLPRDEATLRAHTFHLLILDESQYIKNSRAKAAQTARLLTARHRLCLTGTPLQNHLGELWSQFHFLMPGLLGDEKTFNANFRKPIEVQHDSERNAFLTRRVKPFMLRRTKDKVASELPPKTEMVLPVELGSGQRDLYETVRVAMDKRVRDEIGRKGVARSQIVILDALLKMRQVCCDPRLVKGTGLKAAKSAAGSAKLDTLLELLETLLSEGRKVLVFSQFTSMLELIGNALRERALDYVSLTGETEDRRTPVDTFQRGDVPLFLISLKAGGVGLNLTAADVVIHYDPWWNPAAENQATDRAWRIGQDKPVFVYKLIAQGTLEEKIQDLQRRKGDLADAVMGEGGQLNAALTQEDLQAIFAPL; encoded by the coding sequence ATGCATGTGACCAGCGACACCATCCGCCGCGCCTTCGACAGCGCCACCTACCACCGTGGCCTGGGCTATGCGCGCGACGGCTTCGTGGGCGACGTGCGCTTTCGCGGCGACCGGCTGGTGGGCGAGGTACGCGGCAGCGGCTGGAACGTCTACCAGCAGGTCATCCGCCTGATGCCCGGGCGCGACGGCATGCACTTCCACGGCTCCTGCACTTGTCCGATGGCCCATAACTGCAAACACGTCGTGGCCGTGCTGCTGACCGGGGTGGAGCGCCATGTGCTGGCGCCAGCGCAGGAAACCGGGCTGTCCCTGCCGGCCTCGCTGTGGCTGGCGCAGTTGGCACAACTGCAGGCATCGGCACCGGCGAAGGCGCCGGCTCGCGTGTCGAGCTTCCGGCTGGCTTACGTGCTGTGCCCGGATGCCCGTACTGGCGAGCCCGACCTGCTGCTGTGCAAAGCCAAGACCCGCAGCGACGGCGAGATCGTGAGCGCGACCGTGCTGGCCAACATGTCATCCCTGCGCTACACCCTACCCGACTACATCGCCCCGGAAGACCACACGCCGATCCGGCTCTACGACGACATGTGGGGCCAGAGCGCCTTCGGCGTGTCAAAGTGCCCGGCCGGCAAGGCGGGCGGGCAGCTGCTCTCGCTGCTGGGACGCGAAGGCCGGCTGCATTGGGCCTTCCAGCGCGACCAGATCAAGACCGGCCAGCTCACGCCCGTCCTGCGCGGCGACAGCCGTGCGGCGACGCTGGGCTGGCATCCGACCGCCGAGGGCGCCGATACCGTCGGCCTGCGCTGGCAGTTCGACGATGGCATGCCCATCGAGTACGTGTTCGCCACCGAGCCGGTGTACTACCTCCACAGCGGCCTCCTGGGCGAACTGAAGCTGCCGCCCAGCCTGGCTGCCATGCCGATCGGTGCGTTGGTCGAGTTGCTGCACGAGTCGCCGATCCTGGACGCCAACGAGCGCGAGCATATGGCCCAGCGCATGGTCGACCTGGGCCTGCACGAGGTCGTGCCGCCGCCGCAGGTCATCGCGCCGACCGTACGCGACGATATCGTCCCGGTGCCCACGCTCGTACTGGACAGCATGCTGGTGCTGGACCGCCATGGCCGTCGGCATTGGTACGACTACGCCGTGCCGGGCTTCGACTACGACGGCCTGTACACCGATGCGCTCGATAGAACCCCCCTGCCGCGGCAGCGGGTCGGCAACGCCCTGGAGCAAATCATGCGCAACGCCGCCTTGGAAAAGGCAGCGGCGCAGCGCCTGGCTGCCCTGGGGTTCCGCCTGCCGGCGTCAGACTCACCCCTGGGGTCGCAGGAGACGGCGCTGGAACTGGCAACGCAGGCCGAGTGGCTGCAATTCGCCCAGTTCGAGCTGGACGGCCTGCGCGCCGCCGGCTGGCAGATCGTCCTGAACGACGACTACCGCTACAACCTGGCGCAGGTGGACGACTGGTATGCCGACGTGGACGAGCAGGACGAGGGCGGCAACGCCTGGTTCGCGCTGGAGCTGGGCATCATCGTCGACGGCCGCCGCCAGCCGCTGCTGCCGCTCCTGGTGCAATTGATCCGCCAGGCGCCACAGGGTTTCACGCCAGCGGCGCTGGCGGCGCATGCCGACACCAGCCCGATGCTGCTGCAGTTGCCCGGCGGAGAACATGTCGCGCTGCCATGGGGCCGCATCAAACCGATCCTGACCATCCTGGGCGAACTGTACTTCCGGGGCGAGTCCGAAGCTGCGATCCACTTGCCCATCATCGACGCGGCACGCCTGGCGGAGCTGGAGCAAGCCGCGCAACTGCGCTGGCTGGGCGGCGAACGGCTGCGCACGCTGGGCCGCCGCCTGGCCCAGTTCGGTGGCGTTGCCGAGGTGCACAAGCCGGCCGGCCTTCACGCCGAGCTGCGCACCTACCAGCGCGAAGGCGTCGCCTGGATGCAGTTCCTGCGCGAGTTCGGCTTTGCCGGCATCCTGGCCGACGACATGGGCCTGGGCAAGACGCTGCAAACGCTGACGCACATCCTGATCGAGAAGGAGCGCGGCCGGCTCGATGCGCCAGCGCTGGTGGTCGTGCCCACCAGCCTGATCGGCAACTGGTGCGCCGAGGCGGCCCGCTTCGCGCCCGGCCTGCGCGTGCTGACCTTACACGGTAAGGACCGCCAGACCCTCTTCGACGACATCGCGCGGGCCGATATCGTGCTGACGACCTATGCGCTGCTGCCGCGCGACGAAGCCACCCTGCGTGCCCACACCTTCCACCTGCTGATCCTGGACGAATCGCAGTACATCAAGAACAGCCGCGCCAAGGCGGCGCAGACGGCCCGCCTGCTGACGGCGCGCCACCGCCTGTGCCTGACCGGCACGCCGCTGCAGAACCACCTGGGCGAGCTGTGGTCGCAGTTCCATTTCCTGATGCCTGGCCTGCTGGGCGATGAAAAGACGTTCAACGCGAACTTCCGCAAACCGATCGAAGTGCAGCACGACAGCGAGCGCAACGCCTTCCTGACGCGGCGGGTAAAGCCATTCATGCTGCGCCGGACCAAGGACAAGGTGGCCAGCGAACTGCCGCCGAAGACGGAGATGGTGCTGCCGGTGGAGCTGGGCAGCGGCCAGCGCGACCTGTACGAAACGGTGCGGGTGGCAATGGACAAGCGCGTGCGCGACGAGATCGGCCGCAAGGGCGTGGCACGCAGCCAGATCGTCATCCTGGATGCGCTGCTGAAGATGCGGCAGGTCTGCTGCGACCCGCGCCTCGTCAAGGGCACCGGCTTGAAGGCGGCCAAGAGCGCGGCCGGCTCGGCCAAGCTGGACACGCTGCTGGAACTGCTGGAAACGCTGCTGAGCGAAGGCCGCAAGGTACTCGTGTTCTCCCAGTTCACCAGCATGCTCGAGCTGATCGGCAACGCCTTGCGCGAGCGCGCGCTGGACTACGTCAGCTTGACGGGCGAAACGGAAGACCGCCGCACGCCGGTCGACACGTTTCAGCGCGGCGACGTGCCGCTGTTCCTGATCAGCCTGAAAGCGGGCGGCGTGGGCCTGAACCTGACAGCGGCGGACGTCGTCATCCACTACGACCCGTGGTGGAACCCGGCAGCCGAAAACCAGGCCACCGACCGGGCCTGGCGCATCGGCCAGGACAAGCCGGTGTTCGTCTACAAGCTGATCGCGCAGGGGACGCTGGAAGAAAAGATCCAGGATCTGCAGCGGCGCAAGGGCGACCTGGCCGATGCCGTCATGGGCGAAGGCGGCCAGCTGAACGCCGCGCTGACGCAGGAAGACCTGCAGGCCATCTTCGCGCCGCTGTAG